A stretch of the Stegostoma tigrinum isolate sSteTig4 chromosome 34, sSteTig4.hap1, whole genome shotgun sequence genome encodes the following:
- the LOC132206258 gene encoding zinc finger protein 271-like, protein MNLQRSHTEEKSFKCKVCDKAFCNSSKLLRHQRIHTGEKPFTCEVCDKSFSVSSHLRVHQRIHTGEKPFRCKVCDRLFSRSENLRTHERVHTGEKPFTCDVCDKSFSQSGQLRTHQRIHTGEKPFTCKECDRSFSDSSSLRRHERIHTGEKPFTCEVCSKSFSSSSTLHTHQSIHTGEKPFMCVKCFKSFSDLSYLRRHKRIHTGEKPFTCDVCNESFSALSTLRTHHHIHTGEKPFTCEVCDKSFSQSGILQVHQRLHTGEKPFTCGVCDKSFSQSESLRRHQCIHTGENPYTCEVCTKSFSRSWNLLLHQRIHTGE, encoded by the coding sequence ATGAATCTCCAACGCTCTCACACTGAGGAGAAATCCTTCAAGTGCAAGGTTTGTGACAAAGCATTCTGCAACTCATCGAAACTCTTGCGTCATCAGAggattcacacaggagagaaaccattcacatgtgaGGTGTGTGATAAATCATTCTCCGTGTCCTCACACCTCCGTGTGCATCAACgcatccacacaggggagaaacctttTAGATGCAAGGTGTGTGACAGATTATTCTCACGGTCAGAGAATCTCCGAACACATGAACGTGtccacacaggagagaaaccattcacatgtgatgtatgtgacaaatcattctcacaaTCAGGACAGCTCCGCACACACCAACGAATCCACACAGGTGAGAAGCCATTCACATGCAAAGAGTGTGACAGATCATTTTCAGATTCATCGTCGCTCCGTAGACATGagcgcattcacacaggggagaagccattcacttGTGAAGTGTGCAGTAAATCCTTCTCATCGTCATCgaccctccacacacaccaaagTATTCACACTGGTGAGAAACCATTCATGTGTGTCAAATGTTTCAAATCATTCTCAGATTTGTCATACCTCCGCAGACACAAGcgcattcacacaggagagaaaccattcacttgtGATGTATGCAATGAATCATTCTCAGCATTATCGACCCTCCGCACACATCACCatattcacacaggagagaaaccattcacttgtgaggtgtgtgacaaatcgTTTTCTCAGTCAGGGATTCTTCAGGTACACCAACGCctccacacaggggagaaaccatttacGTGTGGGGTATGTGATAAATCATTCTCGCAGTCAGAAAGCCTTCGCAGACACCAATGTATCCACACAGGTGAGAATCCATATACATGCGAGGTGTGCACAAAATCATTCTCGAGGTCCTGGAACCTCCTGCTCCATCAGAGGATCCACACAGGGGAGTAA